The DNA segment CCGGTCCGCGCTTACCATCGGCGGCCAAGGTCGGCACGAGGACATTTTCCAGCACCGTGCATTGCGGGAGCAGATGGTGGGATTGAAAAATGAAACCGATTTCGCTATTGCGCAGCGCGGCCAGCGCGAGTTCATCGAGCTGCGTCACATCGCGTCCGCCGAAGGTGACCTTGCCTGCGCTCGGCTTATCCAGAGTGCCGAGCACGTTCAGCAACGTGCTCTTGCCCGAACCGGACGGACCGATAATCGCCACGGCCTCGCCCTGCGCGATATCCAGCGTGACTTCTTTCAAGATGTAGAGCGGCGCCGCCCCTTCGGCGGAAGGATACTGTTTGGACAATCCTTCCAGCCTCAACAATGCTGCCTGTGTTCCCATAGCGAGGATTAGACACCAGAAACCGCTGGATGTCAGAAAATTTCTTGGCGTTAACGAGCCGTTGTGGTGAAGCTCAATGAACCACCATGCGCACTCATAAGGCCAAG comes from the Verrucomicrobiia bacterium genome and includes:
- a CDS encoding ABC transporter ATP-binding protein; translated protein: MGTQAALLRLEGLSKQYPSAEGAAPLYILKEVTLDIAQGEAVAIIGPSGSGKSTLLNVLGTLDKPSAGKVTFGGRDVTQLDELALAALRNSEIGFIFQSHHLLPQCTVLENVLVPTLAADGKRGPETVERAKRLLERVGLAQRLSHQPGQLSGGERQRVAVVRALINQPKLVLADEPTGALDRVSADNLAQLLVELNKEEGVTLIVVTHALDLAKKMNRILELQDGKLVEKKG